Below is a genomic region from Ascaphus truei isolate aAscTru1 chromosome 5, aAscTru1.hap1, whole genome shotgun sequence.
ttgcagccaatcaggaggagatgtcaggagcctgagggtggggccaaggaaaggaggaaacagcatagagtggagagggaggtgtatgTCTCTCTCGAGCGTGTCTCGAAcgcatcacacctttcaccattgtgtccattaTTTTTGGAGACGCCCCTGTCAACCCTAACTAACATGCCAGAGagaaggaagggtgggggggtggtaaggaagggtgggggggagggaagcacGTGGCCAGACCTCAAGTCAGGTGAGACCACAGGGGCTAATAACCACCTAGCCCTGGTGGTCATTAGCCGCATCGCCTaaggcagaggtgcgcaaagtttctCAGTCTGCtcctcccctgcctgctctccccctccccctcccccccccctcttatcttGTCTCCGGCGTTTCTGATGctacattgtcatggcaatacaATATCATGTGACCCGCGCCATTTGACATGTTGCTATGGCGACGCATCAGTAGAAgctgccagagacaaggtaagggaactttaCAGAGGTCGTTGCTgctccccgacatttaatttaaatgatatACAGGCATAACACACCTCTGCATGGATTCAGCAGCCTTGAGTCCTTTAGGCCAGCGGTGCgagagattttctgggggggggggtggagggggagcgtGCATAGAGGTCCCGTTCCCCCCCCTAACAATCTTGCGCCCTGGCCTAAGGGGCTCAAGACTGCTGAATCCATGCTGAGGTGTGTTATACCTGTAACACGTGGATTTTCCCATTTCTTATTTCATGGCCTCTTGAAGGACCAAATATCGTACGCTGGTAATGTATTGGGTTTTTGGTTTTATTTTGTAAGCAGCCGGTTTGTttacaaaataaaacagataATCCAGCCATTGAAGGCATAATAAAAGCAGTAACATGTGACTATAACCATAATGCATTGCAAACCGGTTGTGTCACTGAATTGGGTTGGGATATGCACCCAACAAAAACTCTtacacaatgttttttttttttttttttaaatgtactttaTTAAATAGAAAAATATAACAGTTAGGAACAAAGGAAAAATATCAATGGGCATAAAATACACAATTGTGTTTTAGTATTAAATGAATATAATAGCTTTTTTAGTTGTaagtattttaattattttgatcGATTCCGTGGTCTGAAAATAAACCCGAAATAAAAAGGCTTGTGATTGTTGCATTATTATATATCAAATTTATCTAGCCAAATAAACATATTAATGACGGTTTATCATACAGTAAGTAGGTAAAGACATCACACATCACATACCGGTAATTTCCTCATACACAAACGTGCACTAGCAGCTTCACTGTGTCAGGTTAAAGTAGGGATGAGCTCAGCATCACGTGGGGTGTATTAGAAAAGGGGGATCATGGGATTTGTAGTTCGCACCACttccttctgcaaactcttcCTGAAATGGCTGTCTCTAGTAAGGTAAAGTGTTTCATATCCTCAGGGAGggcatttcatattttttttaaaaataaagaatTTCCAGTTTGTTGTTAATCTGATTGCAGATTAGACAGGAGTTTCCTAAACGATCTGGTCAGTAACAAGCAGTGTTTTGGATCCTGTTTTATTAATCACATGGTGCCGCATGTAACACACTGAGAGCACTTCCTGTATTGGAGGTCCCTAGCCTGTCCTTCGCCTGCATCTGCTTtaattaccttttttttattcttaactATTTTTCTACACAGCTGATTTAACAAACCAATCCGGAGTGTCACCTAAACCTGCTTAAGATCAATCACATGGGAGGAAGCTGTCACTGACTGGattgccacagacacacaggtaaatttaatatacatatgtatacaatGTTATCCCTCCTTCCGTCCTAAATAGAGAGTTAAATATTGTAAAGTTAAATGGCAACAGTGTCCCAGTTCAGGTAAAATTAGACTGCTCGGGAAGGATAGTAAATAATATCATTGAAATGCAAAATCTGATAATTTTGCATATTAGGAGAAATTAATTTCTTCAGTCAAAAGAGCACAAACTATAAACAAACAATCCGCAGCAGAAATAATGCAACAGTAAATTCTGCATGTCAGGGCTTCAATGCTTGTCTTCTAGCATTATCCTAAAAACCAACACTGTTTTATTTGTAGTATGTTAACTCCAGTTTTATCTTTGTCAGAAGTGACTGCTTTCAAAACCCCTTTGACCTCTTCAATCACTTGAATGAAAAATTGGCACCCACAAATATTGCATTGTGGAAGACATGCATATGTTTGCAATTTGTTCTGATGTTGGCTCAATTAATGTAAAACAGTCTCACTATAAATGACTGAGGACCTCACATTCTGCATCATATGTAATCGATACATAAACCTTTATTAGGCAAATTAGGATTATGTACAATATGAAGCTGAAGTCATTCCATGCAGAGCATGTCTGCAAAATCTATTTAGTCCCACAGTGTCTGTAGAAAACAGAATGTCTATACATTTTGAGAGACGTTTCTAAGTCACAAATAATGGCAATATTCTGCTCTGCATGGTCTTTTCATACAGGGTATTTACTCAGTACACATATATTTGTTGAATGGTGGTACAGTTCCTGGTAAATACATTTGGGGAAACAAGAAGAAAGTGGAAAAACTTAACTAATTGCAAAATGATTTAgccaaaataattattttatgttcatTTTTAAAGATTTTATATTTCGGTAATTATTTTTTAATGAGTTTCGTGTAGTACTGTTAGAGAGCTGTTTCTGCTTTGTTCTGTCTGTTTTAAAGTTCCTGGATGGCATAGTGTCGGTGTTTGACAACTCAAATCTGATGGTCCTGATTAAGCACACAAATCAAAGTAAAATTATGGTAATTGAATCACTTCTCTTGTTGCTTGCTGACAACAGTATGTAAAAGTTAGACCCTCCAAGTCACAGATGCTCTTTAACCTATTGATTGCTGACAGTGTTTGTAAAGGGGGACAGGTAATTGTGGAGGTCTTTGTGCTGGCAATGTTAACCATAATAATGCGCATAATCTTAATATAAACCTAGACAAATCACAGTTAGATTATAATTCAGTCAAATGCattaaaatgttgttttttttaatttttttaataaagaccAGTGCATGTGAAATCCTTCATTTAATGTCACACACAATTTGTATATCATTATGTTCCGCAGCCTTAAGGCTATGagaatatctgttttttttttttttgtttgttttttttaaagtgtttcaaCCGTTTAGAAATTGTGGAAACATTAAAAATATGACTTTCAAAAAATTTTCATGCATACAAATGTAATAACATTTAATTAATgcatatatttgtattattattgcaGTAGCAATTCTTTATTATTACAATATAAATTAATTCTAAAAaggcacccatattaaatatctatGGGGGGGaaacactatacaggcataccccgcattaacgtacgcaatgggaccggagcatgtatgtcaagcgaaaatgtacttaaagtgaagcactaccttttcccacttatcgatgcatgtactgtactgcaatcgttatatacgtgcataactgatgtaaataatgcatttgtaacaggctctatagcctccctgcttgcgcacagcttcggtacaggtagggagccggtattgctgttcaggacgtgatgacaggcgcatgcgtgagctgccgtttgcctattgggcgatatgtacttactcgcgagtgtacttaaagtgagtgtacttaaagcggggtatgcctgtaccccaGAGGGATTAGATTACTGGGGGCAAACCCCACACAATATTTAAAAAGTGGACCTTTTAAACTTCAAGTGAGGATAAATCTCTCAAAACAACTCTGGAGTTAAGAAACCTCCCCAATTTTACCTCCAACCAATCACCTTTACTTCCATAAATAATAAAGATTTGTAAGATGCAGAACAAACACACCTGAGATTTCATAGAGGGACCTCCTTTACTCAGTATCTAAAGACTGATAtgctaccccacccccctttaGTTTCAAAAGAAGGTACTCCTCTGTAAACCTTTTAATTTTGGAAGACCCTCTTAAAATCTCCTCCCGCCCACAATGTAACTGGTACTTTATGCAGCACCACAGTATTACTTTTTTTTCTGTATGGACATCGGGCAGCACTCTGGTTCAAATTCATGACTACAGCCCGTACAAGGTATTGCTGCTGTGTGTTTTCAAGTCACGCAACATAGCACTTCCCTCCAGACATGCATTCTGTTTACCGATGAGGTGCGTCTGTAATTTAGTGTGTGTTTTCATGATCACCTGTTTATAAGGGCATGCACAACAAGTCTGGTCTTTACCTTTCCAATCCTGATAGCTAgtttcacaaaaaaaaatacaaaattctaTAAGGTAAAAGTGTTACAAAACCTGCACTCGAAACAAAATACTGCATGAAACATTGCATATTGTTATTTATTGTCTCCAACTGCTTTATAAAATGCATTGAACTGGCGAATTGTTAAGGCAGCAGTTCCTCTTGGGCcaacttttttaaatataggtggGAAGCAGCGGGTTCCCGGAACTGAACAGtgataatttcagctccaggcacCGCCTCCTGAGACATAACGGAGAAGGTGCCACCGATTACTTCCTGCTATTTAAATCCACTCTGTTACGCGTGACAATAAGATGCCGCGacggatgacatcatggcttcctttTGGTCCACATCACGGGAGAGATTAAaactctgtattttttttttcccctgctactGGCGGCACCTTCTCCttttaagtatctcaggaacatgGAGCCCCTAAAGCTGAAATCAACAACAGTCCCAGTCCAACGTTAACCCCTTGCATCCtatctaataaataaaaaagggaggggggcaaacaAAAACAGGCATGTGGAACTTTAAACGAGAAGTTCTTTAATTCTGTGTTATGGCCAGAAAATGTCACACTCTTAATATAAACCACAATATACTGATCCAAGGCTGTCACTCACCTTTACCTCTTTTAgctttgtatctgtctgtcttGAGGAGAACTTTCTGACATGTAAATTTAAATATCTCCTTTATACCATTCTGCTGATCAACTGCAAGTGGGTGGGAGGCGAATTCGTACAGTAGCAGCAGACCTTAATCCTGTATAGTGTGCCACCTACGTAGAGCACTGAGGTTGTGAATACATTAGGAGCTCTACACACAGTGTTACAATATTACTTTCGAaagcactttttaaaaaaatcattttatAATCATAAGACTGCGGATCAGTATATTTTCTCTCATGTTTCTTGTTATCCACTTTAAGTGTATTTTCCATTCCTGTCTCCAGCCACCCTCTCTGGTCTGtggatattttttattttatacttgTACTGGTGAGCCTATAATCTTTCCCCAAAACCTTTACCAGTGTTTTTTGGACAGTATTGTCCTGTTGATTTGAAATGGAGAAACAATATAGTCACATTTATCCGAACATCCAGAAGGCCAAAAACATTTTAGTGGAGAAATCGTGGTTATACTTTTTCCACGCTGCCCATCTTCCACCCACATGTTTGCATCTGTATTCTCCTAAAACACTCTACCTATATGTCTCACCCTGCAGCAGTCTCTTGCTGACTTTTATGCAGCGCCCTCATTATAGTCCGGTCCTTTGTCATTCACGCCTCTTGCTAATCATCTTCCTTCCACATTTTCCTTACTCAACTCTTTCCCCAGCTCACTAATCATTTCTAACCTTTCTCTTTGCTATTTTTCTATTTACATAACTTGTACAATTAGCAGAGCATGTAACTGTTGGTGTCGTGTAAGTTATTCACAAAGTGAAGGCATCCTCTTATTTAGGGGTGAATCTTTGTCTGCTGAAGCAGCCATTCTggcattcttcctttttttttttttaagccaaaAAATCCCCTTTTTGAAGTCCTGAGGATTTTCATCTAAATATGAAAATTTTGGAATAAGGTCCTTAATGTGGTTAATAAACACTCACTGTCTTATTCTAATTGTGTGAACCAGCACAAAAAAAACTTGGACCAGCATAATAAAAAAATTCGAAAATAAAAAACTAAGAGAAAAATAGTTGTAGAGATGCATTCATTTTTGAACTTCTATCTTGAATGTCCAATTTTTAAATCCAAGATTTTAAGATGGATTGAATGCATCCTTTTTTATGTATCTCATAATATATGGTACTGGGCTTACTGCCCTGTAACTTGTGTCGAATTAGAGTTGGCATAGAGGGCACATTTTCCATCTACAGTATGTTGATGTTAGACTTGTAATATCAAAGCGAGATGTGGACAAATTGTATGTTTATGATCTTCATGGGTCAGAAATATTGGCAGGTATTGGTTAGCACCACATGTTCCAACTATTGCAAGCTCATTTAATGAatctaatctcccccccccccttttttttctctcattgTAATAAAGGACATTGGTTAATGGGTTGTAAACTTCAGCATTGCTCCAAAAACAGATGCTTAATTTTGACTCTGCATCTCCTTGCGTTCCTCACCAGCAAGGGGTATCCTTTCCttgccggtcccagtcccccttgCTGCTGGCTCacaacgtgctgtgacgcgtcagccgccaggggatgcaagaaaattgtgatcccgagcggtgacgcatcatgtggtgcgctgatgagcctatcaggagcgggagctgtcagacagcttttccacagggtgtgtgtgtgtgtgtgtgtgtgtgtgtgtcgggagctacttaccttccagcagctccctcctgcagcccgggagaccgagcccgtggaggggggggagtagcgggtccctccgctcaaaccacgctccctgctccctacagaccgcatatcgcggtctgtgtctgtcagcgtaccgtctgtctgcagtgcgggcgcgctgactgagggaacGGGGCCTTAGCCTCAAAGTGCTTTGCTCTACTTCTACCAATTTGGGAGTGGTTATAAGAAGAGTTTGTGGAGGATATTGACAACACAATATTCTGAGAGATTTCAAATGGGCACCTTTTAGCTGgtgtgttttttccttttctctttgCTAAGAGTTGTTTAGTCATAAAcccaacaaataaaataaaaaatgttgtaAATCAATATCTCTAGAAGACTACATAAGAAAAAAATAGCTGAGGTACTGTAACAGGTAAACATTTGTATAAATAGATTGCCCCTGACATTTTGGTTGGGACATTGCAGTGAAAAATTAGCTTGCTAACTGTAAACATAGTGAATAGGTTGTTCCTATGTTGAGCATTGTGTATTCTCGACATTTCCATTGTTTTAGTGAATTAAGCATTTTGAAGGTTAGCCATTAACCTGTGATGGTGCCTATCTCACACAAACTCCATTGAATCTGGGCCTGAGGGATTTATTCACTTGAAGTGCGCTAATGCAGATTAGGGTACTGTCGCACTTGAATGAATAATACTCTTGGGTCCCAATTCGATATGCTGTGAAGCTACATTTCAATCATTGTGACTTTGGACTTCAGTTATATACTGATTATTTGTCTCCAGGTGAGCAAGATTAAATCACAAAATTGGTATCCGATCTTAACCCTTTTAGGATCAATATAATGTTCATGAATTTtattcaaatttaaaaaaatgatgcaTAACTTTGCTTTAAAATGGTTTCTGattttattaaatacagataaaagATGTATACAAAACTATGATGTATTATAAATTCACCATAGGAAattagaaaacaaaatttaaatttTAGTTTATATTACAAAATAGAGATGGCTACATTTGCCTTGAATTATCAAGATTATTAATGTAACGATAGAACTATAGACATACTAAATGTAATGAGCGTGAAGAATAATTTGAAAGCGAGTGAATGTTgtagaccagtggttcccaaactttttcggttcaaggctccccaaggcgatcaggatttttccgcgacgcccaaagtaaaaacaaaggtgtatatacatacccaacagttgcagtgcgcagttggtgtctctcctcagacactctcactctctctgacctcactctctctctctctctctgacctctctctctctctctctctgacctctctgacctctctgacctctctgacctctctctctctNNNNNNNNNNNNNNNNNNNNNNNNNNNNNNNNNNNNNNNNNNNNNNNNNNNNNNNNNNNNNNNNNNNNNNNNNNNNNNNNNNNNNNNNNNNNNNNNNNNNNNNNNNNNNNNNNNNNNNNNNNNNNNNNNNNNNNNNNNNNNNNNNNNNNNNNNNNNNNNNNNNNNNNNNNNNNNNNNNNNNNNNNNNNNNNNNNNNNNNNTAACTTCAAGGTCAAGGGCCTTCTATCAGCACAATATGGCGTTCTGTGGCGAGATTTCACAACTTATGGCAGCTTTTATTTCGCTATTTTTCATGCTCCCAGTAGTGGAAGCAATGGATGAAGGAGATGCAATCGCTGTTCTACTTGGAGTGGTCATTACTGGAATTGGTTTTTGTGCATGTTTGGGGTACTatgcaagaaagagagaagggcaGCTATGAAGATTTAATAACTATGCTTATTATGTACCTTCATTATTTTTTGCTTACAGAGGTTACTGAAATCTTGCGGTCCAAaatttaaaaccttttttttttactaaatgtTTTTGTGAGAATTAAACAGTATCTGCAAATGAAGTAACATATTAGTTTCGCGGGAAGAAAAAGTCCAAAATGCAAATCGGGGTGTATTGTATAGGAAATGtgtgatgtgttttttttgtaaGAGTGATTGTCTTTTTTTTAGGTCTGATATAAGCGCTAATGTACATTTAAGTTACATGGCTCAATTCAGCAGTACTAGCtaatcaagtttttttttttttcagttttccTTAACACACTGAGcaatcagggttttttttttcctctccaatTGTGGATGTTTTTGTTCTTTAACTGTAATTGTAATTCAATTTACATGTCTTATCGCCTCATACATTTTTCTTCTTCGTGTATACTGCTTACTGACCCAGAAATTGATCCATTAAAATACAATGGTAACAGCCATAACAGTAAAAACTAAGCAAGCAAAGGGTCAATTTTCCTTTTATGTTTAAAAGGTTTTTTGGCTGGTGCTGTTGCTTTTATTAATTTCATATATGATAACAAAATGCCATCTTCATCTCACtctttactgtatgtaatttGTTTTCTTCAGTGTGTTCTGTTAATCGTTTGTATTCCTTTCATTtgtgttttattgtgttttttctttgctCTTTCTGGTGGGCAGATAACTATATGATGATTAATCTTTCCATTGAAGTTTATGTGCAGAATAAATACCACAAATTAACTCCTGGAAACCTGATGTGTTGTTATTCTGACTGTTGAACTAGTTTGAAAAATGTAATTTCAAAAATAATTGTGTGGATAGCggtattataaaaaaatacaaattttcCTAGTCACAGGAAGTACTTTTTTATGTCGGTTGAGGATGGTTACATTGTTAAAGCCTGAATAATTAAACTTCCCATTACTTTCTAATTAATATCATCCATCTCACTGAGCCCTTTTCTAAATTTAAAGAACAGACAACTTCGAAGTTACTATTGCATAGAGCCCTCTTGGCTCTGATAATATACTGTAGGATACTTTGTGGGTAGATGAGAGAAAAGAAGCCAAGAACATGTTACATTGGGGTCTGTGAAGGTGGCATCTGTTTAATTTATTTGTAATTTTTGTGGGTAaataattacaggcataccccgcattaacgtacgcaatgggaccggagcatgtatgtaaagcgaaaatgtacttaaagtgaagcactacctttttcccacttatcgatgcatgtactgtactgcaattgtcatatatgtgcataactgatgtaaataacacacgtgtaacaggctctatagtctccccgcttgcgcacagcttctgtGCAGGTAGAGAgcctgtattgctgttcaggacgtgctgacaggcgcatgcgtgagctgccatttgcctattgggcgatatgtccttactcgcgagtgtacttaaagtgtgtgtccttaaaccggggtatgcctgtatacgctTTTGGCTGTTGTGAGGCTAAAAATACCTTGTACAGTAGAGTCTCGGATACCCAACCTAAACGGGACAGAGACCGTGGCGGATAACCGAAAATGACGATTAATACGGAAATTATTATCCCCCCTCCCTTTTACCGGCGGCAGAAGAAGAAGATTGCAGACCACAGGAGCGGCACCAGAAGAAGACAGCTGGCGgccggagaagaggaccatgtcagcggaggaatgGAGTTAAGAGAAAACCTTCAACCCTGTGTGATGAGTAGGACCAGAATGGCAGAGGAGAACGGCCGGGGAGGAGTGCGCTGTAACACCAGAAGTTGGCCGGTATCTTCATCCGGTGCCGCTGCTGTGGTCTGCAGTCTTCCTCTTCTGCCGCCGGTAAGCAAGATGACGGATAAAACGGAAGGACAAAATAATCGGGACTACTGTATACATCAATGGGGATTTTGGTCTGAAACAGTCTGCTTCGGTGGATATGCAATAAGGCCCTTTAATTGTAGCTGTTAGGTTGCATAATTCAATTAAAAAATAAGAGTTTCTCCCTTTTGCACATGAATACTCAAGGTTGATTTATTACTGTCATTGTACTTTCCTTCCTGTGGTGTTATTGTACCTGACAATAACGTATTTTGATAACTTCTAAATGTCTCTTGATAATGCGTTGCAGTCTGCAGATTTTAAAGCATAAATATTAATATGAAAAAAGTTATATATACTCCTGCGCACGGAATCAGTTAAAAAAGAACCCTAGTTCTTAGAGGTCAagagatttcaaatgagaccacacTATAAATGTGTGTGATACAAACATACTATTTATTAATATCAAAAACCTAATAGTTATGAaagtaaaatacaaaaatatgaaatTATCCCAGCTGGGTGTAAAATAAACCAAATAACATTTGAAACTCATAAAACTTAAACAAAAATATGCCCTAATAGGGGCCTGTTAAAACAAACACTTGTTACTTGCAAAATGATTAAGCATACAtatgttgtatttgcatatacatGGGTAACAGTCTTAAAGATCTTCTAATGTCCACCTTAGTATAACAGGTGCATCCACTTAGAACTACTTGTTAGAAATCCAAAAAAGATAAGTTCTTTAGTGTATATCACAGTGTTGGTGAAAACACTTTGAGTTTTGTTAATTTGATTGGTGTAAGTGATATGGGGAATGGCAACACTGTGTGTTTCTGGTATCTGTGGTATTTGCTGGCTGGGCAAGAGGAAAGAGATTTCAAATATGCCACAGATCTCCTGAGGAGACTTTGTGCACCCTGTTTTCAACCCTCACAGAATGAAGATGTATTCAGGTGTGTATTAGGTAAAACTGGTGAGTAGCCTTTCACCTAGAGCCTACACAGCTCTTAGCACATTAATCCCTGTCTCCACTGATATTGCAGATATGGGTGCTTTACCTCTTCACTTTGCCGCTCCTAGCTTTAATATGCAGTTGCTGCCGGGATCTTGAAGGGTACTGCGACTCACTTGCTGTCTCACTTCCCCCTCCACTGCTCGGCCAGAGTGTTTATTGGACCGCAGTCTTCTCCGTGATGTCAGGCTGCATCTGCAGCTTCCGCGTCTTGCGTGTGATGCCTGCGTCTCACGTCTCCTGCCACAGCCGTTCATCCGGTGTTGGCACCAACAAGATTTTTTTGAAAATTCCTCCTCTCACTTTTACGCATGTAGCGCTTCTCTCGCTGGTTGTAGATGCTTGAAAAAATTAACCCTACGTGTTTCTCCCATCCAagggcttcgtcaggggttgtGTCCAAATATAGGAACAATCCGAGGGCAAGAcaacagcatatgtaacaagccTGCTTGCTCTCCAAattgtttaggacacaatggggagtacgCTGGCACGAATTTTGAATCttttagtggggtgagataccatctcatcaactttatatgcattctccttcagtgTCATGCAGATTGAACTCTTTGCCACTGCTGTAAATATCCCATCCCATTCATCTGCTTCCAATGTTCCCCCTTAGTCTTTTTCCCATTGAAACTGTAATGGGCGTGCATATTCAGGGCCGGAACAGATCACTTCCTTTATATGTGAACTCGCATCTCAACTATATGTCTGTTCTCAGTAAACAGAGCTTCACAAAATGTGTTTAATGCGGGGAAAAAGGTGACATTTTTGTATAAAAGGCTCTGATTTgcaggtatctaaaaaattcagagtggagaatttctttttctgccttaatTTGTTAAAAAGTTTTAATATTTTTCCCTGCCTCTCTTAGTCTAAGAATTCCTTGTTTCCAAATTGCAAGGGCTCTATTATTCAGACCTGGAGCAAAGCAGGGATTATCAAAATAGTGGGGTCATCAGCGTACCCTTAGAGGTCAATCCACATCTAAATTAGTAGCTTCCCATACCCCCAATGAATTGGTCATCGAGGAGAGCGTCTTCCTGAAAGATTTGAGTGATGCTTTGTGGGACCAAATTAAGATGTAGAAATCCAGTGGAGCACGTATCACCTTTTCCAATTCTACCCAACATTTTCAACTGGGATCTGTGTGCGAAagctggcttaattgagccgctctgTAGTATGAtaccaagcaaggtaccgctaggacGCCTGCCAGGGTTGGTCTTCTGAGGATTCTTCCTCCAATTCTTGGCTTCTTATCCCCAAATAAATTTGGT
It encodes:
- the SMIM30 gene encoding small integral membrane protein 30, with product MAFCGEISQLMAAFISLFFMLPVVEAMDEGDAIAVLLGVVITGIGFCACLGYYARKREGQL